A stretch of the Haloplanus aerogenes genome encodes the following:
- a CDS encoding M24 family metallopeptidase yields MQPDLSALATTLGADHDGYLLDADGTDSTQRYLSGFGAPDPFVTCYTPDGVHLLVSGLEYGRAKKEARAATVSRLSAYDYRDRVGELGRETGRGVVVADFLADHGVESVLVPGRFPLGTADGLREAGVTVEVDEADAVAEIRAVKTPEEIDHVRRAQRANERAMAAAESLLESATVVEGVLHHDGDALTSEAVRREIELTLLEEGCALDETIVACGADAADPHDRGSGPLRADEPIVIDIFPRDTETRYHADMTRTFLKGEPSATLREWFDLTDEARRAALDAVEPGVTGATVHDAVCDVYEDAGLPTLRSDPDAETGFIHSTGHGVGLDVHELPRIAPDGAELEPRNVITIEPGLYDPDVGGVRIEDLVVVTEDGYENLTEYPVELVV; encoded by the coding sequence ATGCAACCTGATCTCTCCGCCCTCGCTACCACGCTCGGCGCCGACCATGACGGCTACCTGCTCGACGCCGACGGGACCGACTCGACCCAGCGCTACCTCTCGGGGTTCGGCGCCCCGGACCCCTTCGTCACCTGCTACACGCCGGATGGCGTTCATCTCCTCGTCTCTGGGCTCGAGTACGGTCGCGCGAAGAAGGAGGCGCGTGCGGCCACCGTCTCCCGTCTCTCGGCGTACGACTACCGCGACCGGGTGGGGGAACTCGGCCGGGAGACCGGTCGCGGAGTCGTCGTCGCCGACTTCCTCGCCGACCACGGCGTCGAGTCGGTGCTGGTCCCCGGCCGGTTCCCCCTCGGCACCGCGGACGGCCTCCGCGAGGCCGGTGTGACCGTCGAGGTGGACGAGGCGGACGCCGTCGCCGAGATTCGGGCGGTCAAGACGCCGGAGGAGATCGATCACGTCCGCCGCGCCCAGCGGGCGAACGAGCGGGCGATGGCGGCCGCGGAGTCGCTTCTCGAATCCGCGACCGTCGTCGAGGGCGTCCTCCACCACGATGGCGACGCGCTGACCAGCGAGGCGGTCCGACGGGAGATCGAACTGACGCTCTTGGAGGAGGGGTGTGCGCTCGACGAGACCATCGTCGCCTGTGGCGCCGACGCCGCCGATCCGCACGACCGGGGATCGGGGCCGCTCCGCGCGGACGAACCCATCGTGATCGATATCTTCCCGCGCGACACGGAGACGCGGTATCACGCCGACATGACGCGGACGTTCCTGAAAGGTGAGCCGAGCGCGACCCTGCGGGAGTGGTTCGACCTGACCGACGAGGCACGGCGGGCGGCGCTCGACGCGGTGGAACCCGGCGTCACCGGCGCCACGGTCCACGACGCCGTCTGCGACGTGTACGAGGACGCGGGCCTGCCGACGCTCCGTTCCGATCCCGACGCGGAGACGGGGTTCATCCACAGCACCGGCCACGGCGTCGGCCTCGACGTGCACGAACTCCCACGGATCGCTCCGGACGGCGCGGAACTCGAACCGAGGAACGTGATCACCATCGAACCGGGGCTCTACGATCCCGACGTGGGCGGGGTGCGCATCGAGGATCTCGTCGTCGTCACCGAGGACGGCTACGAGAACCTGACGGAGTATCCGGTCGAACTCGTCGTCTAG